The Xyrauchen texanus isolate HMW12.3.18 chromosome 19, RBS_HiC_50CHRs, whole genome shotgun sequence genome segment GAGAACAAAGGAAAATCATATTTTTCTTTATGCAGCCGATTCCAAAATATCACAAGAGAGAGAAAATACTCGAATGAGAAAAATTTGTCAAATTGTATTCGGGTACGCTAGCTCTCATGCGAGTAAGCCCTGTCCGACAGGGATCGTAAATGAAAGATGTTCTGCTGACTGTATGACGCAAGACTCAGGATAAGGAGGAGGATCAACAAAAGAGCGTTTAAAACCTGCACATCCTTGACCAACAGCGGCACTTAGAGCATCAGAGAAGTATTACATGAACACCAAGTCAGTCAAATGAGTGATGAAATCTTTTGGGAAATCTTAGACTGAAGTATGAAATGTTACTATGGAAAATAATCTATTATTTTCACCACTTGGAGTGgttgtggctaaagcacagggctgttaatcagaaggtcacaggttctaaccccacagccaccaccattgtgtccttgagcaaggcacttaactccaggttgctccgggggggattgtccctgtaataagtgccctgtaagcttaggataaaagcgtctgccaaatgcataaatgtaaatgaataatagTATTAATGATATGaacaaagaataaaaatgtaCACACAGAACAACTTGGGCTACATCTTTTAGGaatatacttttataaaagtTAAATTAGACACAAGTAAAACGGATCAGTAACACTATCTGACCTTATGCACGGATCCTCAATTGTAAGAGACATAACACTTTAAATCTCAGTTGTGATAAAAGCTTGAAAAAGGCAAATTAATTTGATTTCAGCACCTTGGATAGCGAAACAATGTGGACACGTCCTCTCACAGCGGTGAAAACTCATTTTCTACAGGCTAAACATTATTTGAGAATGATAACAAAATGGTTTCACCAGAAACTaaccaagaaaaaaataaaaaacagttatAGGAAAATAGATATCAGTTTCAGAATAGAAAATATTTCCGGTGTATAATTCTCTTATCTCTAAAACAGAAGGATGCGAGTAAAATGAAGTGAAACAAAGTAAAAACCAGTACTTTTAAACAGTAAACCTCACCTGATCAAAAGAATCGTCATTGGTCAGTTTGTCTCTCTGCGCATGCGGGAGTGTCTGTGCACCACTGGTGTCCAGACTAATGATGCTCTCACTGCAAGGTCTGACGTATTTCAGATCACtctttctggagtcagtggttctGCAAACCTCATAATTGTACACGTGCTGTAAAGTTCCTGTGCCCCCTACGTCTGCGTAAAGTGGCGGATAATACGGAATAACCGGCAGATTCGCGCCAGATTTGTAATACATCCGCTCACGTCTCCATCTGTAGCATTTGACTGACAGTATGGCTATGATGGACACGATAAAGAGAAAGGAAACTACAGCCAAGGCCAAGACCAGATAAAAAGTCAGGTTGTCGTTGTATTCCTTGTCGTGCGTAAAGTCAGTGAACTCGGAGAGCACTTCAGGGAAGCTGTCCGCCACCGCCACGTTCACATTGACTGTAGCTGAACGAGAGGGCTGCCCGTTGTCCTCCACTACAACAGTGAGCCTTTGTTTCACAgcatctttatctgtcacttgaCGTACAGTTCTTATTTCTCCATTCTGTAAGCCCACTTCAAACAGCGCCCTGTCTGTGGCTTTCTGCAGTTTATATGAGAGCCAGGCATTCTGTCCAGAGTCCACATCAACAGCCACCACTTTAGTGACCAGATAACCCACATCTGCCGAACGAGGCACTATTTCAGCCACCACAGAAGCAGCAGACTGGACCGGATACAGAACCTGAGGCGCGTTGTCATTCTGGTCCTGAATAATTATTCTCACACTCACGTTGCTGCTGAGAGGAGGGGAGCCTCCGTCTTGCGCTTTTACGCGGAACCGGAAATCTTTGATCTGCTCGTAATCGAAAGATCGCACTGCATGtatgactccactatcagcacTAACGGACACCAACGAGGAGACGGGCACTCCGTTAACAGAGGAGTCCTCCAGTATGTAAGACACACGGGCATTCTGGTTAAAATCTGCGTCTCTGGCTCTGACTGTGAATATGGAAAGACCCGGTGTGTTGTTTTCTTGAACAGAGGCCTCATATGAGCTCTTGTCAAACACAGGCGCGTTATCATTCACATCTGATATCTGTAAGGAGAGAGTGACGCTGCTGGAGAGAGAGGGCACGCCCTCATCAGCGCACGTCACACTGATGTTATACTCAGACTCTCTCTCCCGATCTAAATCACCGTCTGTGACTAAACTGAAGAAATTATTCGTGTTTGATTTGAGGGTAAAAGGAATATTATCATTAATAAAACATTGGACCTTTCCATTTTCACCAGAATCGGAATCTTGAACATTCAGCATAGATCACAACGGTGCCGGATTTTGAGTCCTCTGATAAAATGGTTAGTTTTGACATTATGCTGATGGTCGGCTTATTATCATTTATATCAATCACATCTACATCTATTTTACACGAATCAGTCAAACCCCCGTCATCGCTCGCCTGTACATGAATTTGAtaatgacgagctttctcgtaaTTTAAACTCCCTGTGATCTTCACCTCACCGTTtgattcattaattacaaacaatTCCGGAACATCGTCTTGAGTATTAGTAATAGAATAGTTTATTTTGCCATTTGAGCCCTCGTCCATATCAGAAGCACTTACTGTCGTTAAAAGTGTACCTTTAAGAGCGTTTTCTATTACACTCGCTTTATATATTTTACGCGTAAAAACAGGCGCGTTGTCGTTTACATCTAAAACGGTGATGTGTATCTGCGCAGTACCAGACAACTGTGGATCACCTCCATCTATCGCGGTCAGAACCAGAGACAAATGCTCCTGCTTTTCACGATCGAGAGGTTTTTGAAGAACCATTTCAACGATCTTACTGCCGTCTGGCTGACTTTGTAATTTTAATGCAAAATTATCTGTTGGCTTTAATGAATATGTCTGCAGGCCATTTATTCCAACGTCCAAGTCCATCGCTCTCTCTAAAACAAAAACAGCCCCAGTTACAGCCGACTCACTGATTCTAAATTTAATCTCGGCCCTTTTAAAAGAGGGCGAATGGTCATTTACATCTGTAACTTCGACTGTAACAGAGTAAAACTCCATCGGGTTCTCCAGAATAATCTGGAAATGTAGTGCGCAAGGCGTTGTCTGTCCGCATAGCGCCTCTCGGTCTATTCTCTCTTTGATAAGGAGGACTCCTCTTTCTTTATTCAGCTCGATGTATTCAGCGCTGTCTCCGGTATAAATACGGGCTTTACCCGATTTCAGTCtctttaaatctaaacccaaatCCTGCGCTATGTTACCGACTAAAGAGCCTTTCGCCATTTCCTCAGGAATGGAGTAACTGACCTGCCCGAGAGCtgaactgagagagagaaacCAAATCAACAGCAGTACTTGCCGCGCCATTGTTCTGTCCGACATTTTGCAGAAGACCACAAAGGGAAGATTAAGCTCGAATCCAACTAAATAAATCCAGAATATCTGCAGGAAATCAGGTATAAATCCACAGAAAGAGGAACTCAAACAAAAGCCTGTAAATCCAGGAAAAACACATTAAATTCTCTCTCCGTGATTCTCGTTATCTCTCCTCCTCTTCAGACTGTGTGCTCAGCTTCCGTCTCTCTCTATAATAATATGGAGATGATGGGGGTGGGACTGCTGCAGATCTGCTCTCTAAACTGTCACACACTGAACAACAGCGGCACTTTGAGTCCATTCTGATGAACtacagaataaatatatatatccacaTTCAGCTCAGTAtcagatactgtatgtatatatatatatatatatatatatatatatatatatatatatatatatatatatatatatatatatatatatatattcacacacacacaatgatattAGTTTGTATATATAAAGATTTCAGaaacaaaagaggaagagagagagagagagagagagacagagattgaGACTTCGAGTTTgcacaaatattttatattgttttatttgtgtgtgcgcTGATCTGAGAAACACAGAAAAaagcttaaattaaaaaaatctaaatagaaAATGTCTTAATATAAAAGAGAGATTGCAAAGTTTAATGGTGATCAAGAAGAGAGAGTAAAGTGTCAGGAATGTCCCAATAAGATCCTTTATATTTCAGAGATGCATGAAGGTATTTATGAGGAATTGAAGGAGAACTGCATTTCAGCACCATGGTCAGGGATGAAGGGTTGAGACATCAACTAAAGCTGCTTTTAATGAACTTAAACACAGAGAAAGGTAAAATATATCAAGAGACAAGATCAAAATTACTAAAAATCAATTATATAAACTATTATTTTTCAATAAGGTTAAAGTGGACAATTCATCTCTATATAGAAGTGGAAAGATTATATAGCTATAGTAGAGTCTTGAAAATAAATCTCAATATTAAGTCAAGTAAAGTGAATTAACTTCAAACAATGCAACAAAACTGTATTCTGAAAATGATAATAAGTAGCCAGAACTTTCTGCAGCAAGGAagagataaaaataaaagttgatGAAGTCTGCAGCACAGAAAATATCTCAATATCAACCTCAATATAATCATTTTATAAAGTACAACGATTTAAGTGGAAAATACTACTTacactcattaaaaacaaagaatgaaacaaaatattaGTGTCAGAAAAACATTAAATTCGATTTTAAATTTATTATCGAAGTATGAAACGCCTTTAAAACGCCTaatttatcaaaacatcaaatttAAACgagtcaaattaaaaacaatgtcttattacttttttattttttatcagaaCACCCGATTTAATCTGAGTAACGGCGAGCGGACTTGTCCACGGTACAAGCaggaataaaaaacaataataattagaAAACAACAAGTAAAAACCAAAATTTCCTTGAGTTAGGTATGAACAATATTTCTCACCTGATCAAAAGAATCGTCATTGGTCAGTTTGTCTCTCTGCGCATGCGGGAGTGTCTGTGCTCCACTGGTGTCCAGACTAATGATGCTCTCACTGCAAGGTCTGACGTATTTCAGATCACtctttctggagtcagtggttctGCAAACCTCATAATTGTACACGTGATGTAAAGTTCCTGTGCCCCCTACGTCTGCGTAAAGAGGCGGATAATACGGAATAACCGGCAGATTCGCGCCAGATTTGTAATACATCCGCTCACGTCTCCATCTGTAGCATTTGACTGACAGTATGGCTATGATAGACACGATAAAGAGAAAGGAAACTACAGCCAAGGCCAAGACGAGATAAAAAGTCAGGTTGTCGTTGTATTCCTTGTCGTGCGTAAAGTCAGTGAACTCGGAGAGCACTTCAGGGAAGCTGTCCGCCACCGCCACGTTCACACTGACTGTAGCTGAACGAGAGGGCTGCCCGTTGTCCTCCACTACAACAGTGAGCCTTTGTTTCACAgcatctttatctgtcacttgaCGTACAGTTCTTATTTCTCCATTCTGTAAGCCCACTTCAAACAGCGCCCTGTCTGTGGCTTTCTGCAGTTTATATGAGAGCCAGGCATTCTGTCCAGAGTCCACATCAACAGCCACCACTTTAGTGACCAGATAACCCACATCTGCCGAACGAGGCACTATTTCAGCCACCACAGAAGCACCAGACTGGACCGGATACAGAACCTGAGGCGCGTTGTCATTCTGGTCTTGAATAATGATTCTCACACTCACGTTGCTGCTGAGAGGAGGGGAGCCTCCGTCTTGCGCTTTTACGCGGAACCGGAAATCTTTGATCTGCTCGTAATCGAAAGATTGCACTGCATGtatgactccactatcagcacTAACGGACACCAACGAGGAGACGGGCACTCCGTTAACAGAGGAGTCCTCCAGTATGTAAGACACACGAGCATTCTGGTTAAAATCTGCGTCTCTGGCTCTGACTGTGAATATGGAAAGACCCGGTGTGTTGTTTTCTTGAACAGAGGCCTCATATGAGCTCTTGTCAAACACAGGCGCGTTATCATTCACATCTGATATCTGTAAGGAGAGAGTGACGCTGCTGGAGAGAGAGGGCACGCCCTCATCAGCGCACGTCACACTGATGTTATACTCAGACTCTCTCTCCCGATCTAAATCACCGTCGGTTACGAGGCTATAAAACCCATCCGACGAAGACTGGATTATAAAAggaatgttttcatttaattcacattttacaaCGCCGTTTTCATTTGAATCGGCGTCCTGTATGTTCAACATCGCAAGAACGGTTCCTGTCGGGGCATTTTCagaaatttgatttgatttggatATTATACTGATCACTGGTTTGTTGTCGTTCGAATCTGTGACGTCAACAATTACTTTACAAGAATCAGTATGCCCTCCTTGATCACTTGCTTGAATTGCTATCtgataatgtttgtttttttcgtAGTCAATATTTCCAATTAAGCGGAGCACGCCATCATGTTGGCCAATGTCAAATAGGCTCGCCTGCGCTGCGGAGGATACAGAATATGTTATGACTCCATTAAAACCCTGATCTGCATCAGACGCGCTGACTGTTGTCAACACGGTGCCCTTGGCTGAATTCTCGGATATACTTGCTTTGAACACCGACTGACTGCAAACGGGCGCATTATCATTTGCATCTAAAACTGTGATGTGTATCAGCATTGTGCCTGACATTTGCACCTCCCCGCCATCAAATGCtgttaataataaagtgataTGATCTTGCTTTTCACGATCAAGCTGTTTTTGTAAAATCATTTCGACTATTTTACTACCATCAAGAGAATTGTGagttttaacaataaaattgtcaCTTGGTTTCAGTGTGTACTTTTGGAGACCATTTAAACCCACATCGGTGTCAACTGCCGTCTCCAAATCGAATTTCGCTCCAGCTGGAGACATTTCGCTAATTTCAAATTTAATCTCTTTGTGAATGAAAATTGGGGCGTTATCATTAATGTCTTGTATCTCAACTGATACTCTGTAAAGTTGCATCGGGTTCTCCAGAATAATCTGGAAATGTAGCGCGCAAGGCGTTGTCTGTCCGCAAAGCGCCTCTCGATCTATTCTCTCTTTGATAAGGAGGACTCCTCTTTCTTTATTCAGCTCGATGTATTCAGCGCTGTCTCCGGTATAAATACGGGCTTTACCCGATTTCAGTCtctttaaatctaaacccaaatCCTGCGCTATGTTACCGACTAAAGAGCCTTTCGCCATTTCCTCAGGAATGGAGTAACTGACCTGCCCGAGTGCtgaactgagagagagaaacCAAATCAACAGCAGTACTTGCCGCGCCATTGTTCTGTCCGACATTTTGCAGAAGACCACAAAGGGAAGATTAAGCTCGAATCCAACTAAATAAATCCAGAATATCTGCAGGAAATCAGGTATAAATCCACAGAAAGAGGAACTCAAACAAAAGCCTGTAAATCCAGGAAAAACACATTAAATTCTCTCTCCGTGATTCGCGTTATCTCTCCTCCTCTTCAGACTGTGTGCTCAGCTtccgtctctctctctaataATATGGAGATGATGGGGGTGGAACTGCTGCAGATCTGCTCTCTAAACTGTCACACACTGAACAACAGCGGCACTTTGAGTCCATTCTGATGAACTACAGATTAAACTAAACTCGAGTGTAGCTTttcttttataataaattattttaaagatcaAAATGCGCAGAAGTATAACATCTGcacatacacaaataaaataaaaaatacattatgctATTTGATCAGTAAAACGACTGCATCAAGTTAGATAACagtattatttgaaaaaaaaaaaaaaaggggaaaaaaaagtctaaatataaAGGGAAATCTTGCCCCAAAATAACATACAGGCCTATGCAGCTGTTTATCAGACAAAGCAAAaccactaaaacacaacaataacgagcaagaaatgtatttgaataagAACTGTATCTTATCACGAAAAACAGAGTGGTGGTCTGACATTTAAACAACACGAAAATACATCAAGAACTTCAAATGATCTGTGATGGACAGTCAAAGGGAGGATCTGAAAATATGCGACTGACTGTATTTCAGCACCAAGGCCAGAGAATCCAACACAAGTGCAGGACACAGAAGCCCAATTTTAGGTATGAGAGGAAaacatgaatataaaataaatcatgaatactttttatcttttcaaTCACATGGTGATCATCCAAATATAAAACTGTGGTGATTCACACTCAACATACAGATATTTTAGTCAGGTCAGTGTGACCGAAGAAATGAGTTTAGTgtcataaaacaacattttaaagccTTTTTTTTGTTCATGGCTGGTCAATTGTACTTTAAAtatcttaataataatttaagattTGTTTAGTAAATTATTCATATCACATTCATTTCAAAagatcagcagcatttgtggaaaCATA includes the following:
- the LOC127659768 gene encoding protocadherin beta-11-like codes for the protein MSDRTMARQVLLLIWFLSLSSALGQVSYSIPEEMAKGSLVGNIAQDLGLDLKRLKSGKARIYTGDSAEYIELNKERGVLLIKERIDREALCGQTTPCALHFQIILENPMEFYSVTVEVTDVNDHSPSFKRAEIKFRISESAVTGAVFVLERAMDLDVGINGLQTYSLKPTDNFALKLQSQPDGSKIVEMVLQKPLDREKQEHLSLVLTAIDGGDPQLSGTAQIHITVLDVNDNAPVFTRKIYKASVIENALKGTLLTTVSASDMDEGSNGKINYSITNTQDDVPELFVINESNGEVKITGSLNYEKARHYQIHVQASDDGGLTDSCKIDVDVIDINDNKPTISIMSKLTILSEDSKSGTVVIYAECSRFRFW